The sequence ttttttttaatcgtCTGCAATGGGAGATTGGATTATCTAAGTTTCTGTAATGACTGATATAAATAACGACAAAGTtacttttgttatttattagaaaactTCAAAATTTCACAATAATGTTGTAACTAATCTGTTTTACATGCGTCCTCTCCTGAATTGTgataaaagctagacttctgCAGTAACTACTAGCCAAAAGCTTTCAGTGTCACAAAATGGGCTAAGAGAAAAATCCTGGTGTGTCAAATGGAAAGTTTGGATCCAATTCGAATGGCTGAAGTGAGAAATTTGGCTCCACAATTGGAGAATTGGTAGCTGAGGTGTTGGTGGAAATTATCTCGGTGAAATCGGATTCAGAATGGTGCAAATTTTGAAGCCCTGAAAAATTGTTCATCTGAAATGGTGAAATAGAATAGTAGTTTGGTTCAGGTGTAGCTGGAGACATGAAAGATGGAGAGCTTGATGCAGCTCCCATGCTTTCATATGttggaggaaaagaaaagggaaatgCCGAGTTTTTATTGTCCAAGTCCTCAGTATTAACCCTCAGATTCTTTTGAAAGTTAAAGAGGGTTTCTTGCGGTTGCTGTTGATTTCTGTTATTGCTATTATTTTGCTTCTGCTCTTGTTTTTCTGGAGATGCTGGTGTTGGAACTGATTGTTGGCCATGAGAACAAGTGTGTATTCCTCGGTATGTGACCTCGAATATGGTGGGATCTTCGTCTGATCTTTGAACTTGTTTTGTAGCCCAGCAGTTCTGCGTGTTTCTATAGGTGCACCTGTAATAGCTTCTGTACAAAAACAGCAGTTTCTTGTAAGATTTTCAGATGTTTGAATATTGAAGCCGCATTTCTATGTGGACTTGTGTGCTAAAATGTGACTGATCAATTGGACGGATAACGTATGTCTGACTCTCATTGTCATGTTATTTGCTACATGACAATAGCaccaaaataaatacaataaatttaaaaactaggCAGGTGTGGCGCAGTAGTTACACGGGAATTTCTATCGGTAGAAGTTTCCATCCAATTACCCGAAAAATCTTACTTTCTAAATTATTGCAACAAAGTAGATTGTAACAAGAAAGTATTATAACCTGGGATATTTGGCTCCAAGAATATCTTTCTGCCCATATTTTCTCCAGCTATAGCCATCATCATGAGGTCCTTCAAGTCCATTCTCAGAGCTCACTCTAACTTGATCAGTCCATCTCGGCATTGTCTTTCTGCAAAAGCATTGTACTA comes from Ricinus communis isolate WT05 ecotype wild-type chromosome 5, ASM1957865v1, whole genome shotgun sequence and encodes:
- the LOC8287752 gene encoding probable WRKY transcription factor 41, yielding MESGLSWEQHTLVRELIQGMELAKQLRVHLNSASSVETRDSLIQRILSSYEKSLLILNWSGSLIQQQNAGGVSVAPATVPESPISMNGSPGSDDFDGAHNDASKKRKTMPRWTDQVRVSSENGLEGPHDDGYSWRKYGQKDILGAKYPRSYYRCTYRNTQNCWATKQVQRSDEDPTIFEVTYRGIHTCSHGQQSVPTPASPEKQEQKQNNSNNRNQQQPQETLFNFQKNLRVNTEDLDNKNSAFPFSFPPTYESMGAASSSPSFMSPATPEPNYYSISPFQMNNFSGLQNLHHSESDFTEIISTNTSATNSPIVEPNFSLQPFELDPNFPFDTPGFFS